From Glycine max cultivar Williams 82 chromosome 11, Glycine_max_v4.0, whole genome shotgun sequence, the proteins below share one genomic window:
- the LOC102669620 gene encoding late embryogenesis abundant protein At1g64065: MAKSLSSPSPNKYNMTTEEVITMFPSRKEEKQSSSKCLVYALVVLVAILFIWLVFASIVLRVVDPQIQLKSARLMHNTKNHSFSSTSSLNVTMIARVSLTNPNLFGRFYYGNSRVSVLYGASIVGAWELEGARLEGRETKEIDFMVHMRFSTKLLVIMRNLTNDTAHSDSAGMLKLRSYAKLSGTVHVLNMVNKKKTLGMACIMNLNLTSYSTQHFQC; encoded by the coding sequence atGGCAAAGTCCTTGTCAAGTCCGTCTCCAAACAAATATAACATGACAACAGAGGAAGTGATCACCATGTTCCCATCAcgcaaagaagaaaaacaaagcaGCAGCAAGTGTTTGGTGTATGCTTTGGTTGTCCTTGTAGCCATATTGTTCATTTGGCTTGTTTTTGCATCTATCGTGTTGCGCGTGGTTGATCCCCAGATTCAGTTGAAATCAGCTAGATTGATGCACAACACTAAAAATCATAGTTTTTCATCAACTTCTTCCTTGAACGTGACTATGATTGCTCGTGTGTCCCTCACGAATCCAAACTTGTTCGGTCGCTTCTATTACGGGAACAGTAGAGTGAGTGTGCTATATGGGGCTTCTATAGTTGGTGCTTGGGAATTGGAAGGTGCGAGATTGGAGGGTAGAGAAACCAAAGAAATCGATTTCATGGTTCACATGAGGTTCAGCACTAAGCTATTGGTAATAATGAGAAATCTAACCAATGACACTGCCCACTCTGACTCTGCAGGCATGCTTAAACTCAGAAGCTACGCAAAATTAAGTGGTACAGTGCACGTGCTGAACAtggtaaataagaaaaagaCCTTAGGAATGGCTTGTATTATGAATCTCAACCTGACCTCATATTCCACACAACATTTCCAATGCTAA